TTTCATTTTTCTATCCTCAGTCATTTCTATAGGAATTTATGAGAATAATTAAAGATCTCTAACCTGAAAAAACATATTCTCAACTAGGTCCTCTTCACCTTCAATTAAGATTTATTCTCTAACAATTGACAATATTATTCTATCAAAATGAAATGTAACATTGGTATATAAGTTACATCTTTTTAATTTGTCTGAAGACCTTTTTTGAGAACTTCTAAATTATATTCCATTTGATCAAGGTAATCCATTCCATCCAGCTCACCGGTCATAAGATACAATGTTTCCACCTCCACCTCCTGGCCACTTATCTTTTCAACATTATTCTGAAGGGTTCGAACATAAGCATCAGAATATATAGGGTCAAGGTAGAGAACATATGTTTCAGATTCAATCATTCGGTTTACAAGTGATGATATAGCAGAAGAACTGGGCTGCTGATCTGCAGATATACCGATCACACCGGCCTGATGGAAACCATATCTATCTGCGAGGTATCCATATGCTTCATGGGAAACAAATATGTAATCTTTTTCTGCGCTGGCCAGTTCGTTCATATATCTGTTATCCAGTTCTATGAGACGATCCTTCAATTGGTTCCATCTCTGAGTGTAGTATTCCTCATTATCAGGATCTTTTTCAACCAGTGCTTCATAGATATTCTGACCCTGCTGCATAGCAAGATATGGGCTTATCCATGTGTGTGGATCATACAGTTCATGATCATGATCTTTATGGTCGCTTTTTTCAACTGGAACAAGTGCAAGGACATTGTTTGAACCCGGCGGATCTTCCAGTTCCCATTGGTCTATAACCCTCTTCTGATCCAGACTAACAAGATGAACAATGCCATCAGGAGTTACTGCCCACAGCGTTTCTTTATCTTCATCTTCTATGATCCTCATAGCCTGAGGGAAATCACCATCCAGTGATATTTCGTCCACACTTTCTGATTCAATGTCAACACAGACCACAGTTCCATTGGTAGGGTTTGAAATCGCCACCATGTTTCTGCTTTCCACAAATACAGAATTCGGCCAGCCATGGTCAGAGGATACTCTGGGAACCTCTACAGATATTTCCTTTTCAAGTTCTTCATTCACCAGATCATATACTACAATCCTGGAATATTCCAAGCCCTGTGCACTGTCTCCAACATATGATATCAGCTGACTCCCATCCACACTTATCCATGATCGGGATAGATGGTTGCCCTCATGATCATAAGGAATCAGACCCTCAAAGCCAGAACTGCCAATTTTCACCAGTCCATGTGTATTGTCTCTTGCATTGAAATAAACCTTTCCGGTAAGTTCAGAGTACACACCTCCATGGGGAGAGTCTCCTGCAGTACCTTCTGCAACAATGTTTCCATTGGAAGCCTGGATTATTCTAAGATTCTCGCCTTCAGGCGTATTCATTTCTCCGATGTAGAGCAGTCCATCCTCATCAAACTTAACTGTGGCATGACTGGTTGAGCCTGCACCTCCATCATCGTATTTATTATGTATTCCCGGATTATCGATATTCATAACCAGTACTTTCTGTTCATTATCAAGAGCAAAGGCAATATACCGGCCATCTGGAGAGATATCATAATGACGGGGCATTTCTGCATCAACTGAAGTTACGATCCTTGGAGTATGGAAGTGATCACCATGCAAGCCACTATCAATAACTGTTATATTATCATGGTTTGGAACAAAAATATAAAGATCTCCATATGAATTCCTAGCATTGGGTGCATTGTCAAAATATCCACTATGTTTTGTAGCATCAAGCCCAAATGGGAGGGTTGTCACAAGGACAGCATCATGTTCTGTAAGATCATAAACAAGGGTTCTGGAATTATCATTGTCAAATATAAAAAGTCTTGAGAGATCATGTTCATATGAACTGGCCAGATCAAGGCCACGGCTTGTTTCTACCACAGCCATGTTGCTGGTATCTATTGAAGGAAGTAAACTGCGTTCAACCCATGGTTCAAGTCCTGCGCCATTATATATAAGAACATCAGCTCTGCTTGCTTTGAGCACATCCGATGCCGAAGGAGACCATGTATGTAGTTCTGTATTTTGAGGTATTAAGAGTTCAACCTCTACCTTTTCACCTCCAATCTCCTCGGCCATGTAGCCCAGGGCATACATGGTAGCAACGACGCTTAAGTGATCCCTATCATCTTCCACCTGTGTTGTAAAAATTATACCCATACCTATGATCAGTACAAGCAAGCCTAAAATCAAAAAAATTCTATTTTTGTCCATGACAACCCTACCCTTAAATATAATTTTTGGCACCATACCAAATATTGCATATTTTTTATAGTTCACATTATTGAAGTTCATAAGATATATAATCTACTACAGTGCTTTTTTAGTTTGTGTCAAATAATATATATTTACTATTATTATTTAAAATATGTTGATTTTTGATCCTGTACCAAAAATAGTCCAGCTAAGAACAATAATTATTTTTCTACGCACACAAAGCTTCAAATATTCGAAAAAAGGTTATAATATCCTCATAATTTAAATCATTTAAATAATCTTATAAGTAAGATCCACAGATATACAGTTAACATATCAAGTAGGTAAGATAATGGAACCTGAAAATGTACTTAGAAATGCATGGAATGTATACAAAAATAATTTTATTACCTATATATTGGCAGCTATTATCACAATTTTTGGATCTATCATTATAATAACAATAGCACCTCTTTTCTACGGGCTAACCTACATGGCATTAAAGGGAGTAAGAGGAGAAGTTCCTGAGGTAAGGGATGTTTTTGAAGGATTCAACCATTTCATCAGAAGCTGGATATATATGATCATAGCAGGCATAATGTTAATAGTAGGATATATGCTACTGATCATTCCAGGAATAATTCTTTCAATACTACTTCTGTACAGTCTACCCCTTCTGGTTATACGCGGATACAGTGCAATTGATGCAATAAAGGAAAGTATTGCTCTAGCACGTGCGAATTTCATAGACACGTTGATAATATTTGCAGTTCTTGCAGTTTTGAATATCTTTGCCAGTTACACTGTAACAGAACCCTTTTCAATTGGTATGCTACTAACAATATTGATACTGCCATTTGCAGTTCTCTGTTACACAGTTGCAACTGTTGAACTTATATCTTCGTCCAGGGAAAATTATCAGATAGAATAACAGAGAACAGTATAATCAAAGAAAAAAACGGCCTATAGGATCAATTGAAAGAAAGGAATGTGCAGAATCAGACAATTTCTGCACTCACTTCATTTTCGGTTACATGAAGATATATTAAAGATTCCGGTCTTGAATCATAATTGAGTTCTATTGATGATGATCCATAATCAATCGGATCTGAATTGCCTGAAGTTTTCATTTTAAACTGGACAGCACCATCTTCAGTTATAAGTTTCATATAGTGTTGAGTCACATTATAGAGTGATTGAATTGAATTTGTCTGATTCCACGTAAATGCTGACTCTTTGGTGTATTCCATATCAAAAGAATCATCAAGAAGATCTATTAGTGCCATCTCATCAGACTGTTTATCTATTACAGGAAAACCATCTTTACCTTCCCATTCCTCCTCATTATCTCCGTCTACAGACGTATCCTGATATAAAATGCTGGTGATTTTAATTTCATTACTTTTTTCATGTAACTTAAATGTGAGAGTGCGGCTTCCTGATGAAGCAAATACTTCATAGTTATTAAGAGAATTTAATCCCTGACTGCCCTTGGCATGAAGCTCAAAAGAAAAATTGTGCATGGGATAATCCTGAGTATCATCAATAGCTCCTACCTTAAAAGGATAAGCAAGAACATTTTTACCCATTGGAGGAATCACATCCAGTTCAACAATGGCTGTTTTATTTGGGATATCCGTTGTTGCGCGGGTATAAGTCTGTGAATTAGCATAATCTGCCCATGCATCATAAAATTCACTTTTTATGAATATAATTATTTTATCAGCTTCAAGTGGATTTGTACGATTATTAGCCCTATCTGGAAAAAGCTGTTTGGGTGTATCCGATGAAGTTACGGATATGCTGATGTCAGAACTTCCACTGACTGAAGAATACCCATTTACTTTCATAATGGGAAGTGTCAGAGTCTGCCCATTATAATGGAACTCAGGTGGTGAGATCATAACAGACCTTCCATTAGGATACTTTGACCAGACTCCGCCTCCCTCATAGGCCACAGTGTGGTCCTGATAGAGACATTCAATGGAGCCCATTGATGAACTGAAATTATCAAGTCCGTATTTTTCCCAGCCTTTCCAGTAATATCCATTCTGTGTGATATTTTCATACCCACTGGAATTTGCAGTAACAACAACGATCTGACTGTTGTTGTAAGAATCTTCATTGCCGTTAATGTTCAAAGTTCCACCCATAAGAGAGATAGCAATTAACTGGGAAGGAGATTCTCCCAGAGCCACTTTGCTCATTCTGGAATCCAGTACTGAAAAGGATTGTTCGCTCTTATGTATCTTTGCACTATTTTCAAGACCACCAATTGCAGGAACACTATAGAGAAGAATGATTCCAATGGATGTGATTGTCAATCCAATGATTATGATCACTCCGACAACCGATGAAACTGCATTTTCAGATTGCAGTAATCTATGTTTCACAATAATACTTCCTTTCAGAAAAACTGGTATATAATATTCTATATTTACAGTATAAAATAGTTATTGTTCTAAAGATAGTTTGCTGGGAGAATACATAATGTATACATCCATTTCCTTCATTCCACTCAATGATGCACACACAGTCTTATTGAGATCATCAATTTCTTCTACTTCCATACCCAGATAATCTTCCAGGTATCTCCCCCACGCTTTATAATAATCGCTCATAATAGTAATTTTAACTTCAGAAACGTTTTGGTGCATGTGTACCGATGGATTGCCTTTTTCAGATATCACTCTCACATGACCCTGGCCGGATAAGCTTTCTGAACCGGAAATGAATGCTACCGGAATCATCATTGAACCCTCTGTAATAATAAATGAGGGAGCAGAAACCATTAAGCTGTTTCCATCCTCATATTTCTCCCATACTCCAGTATTTTCATAGCCTATCGACAGATCCATAAATTCTAAGTCGGCCTTTCTCATCTGGCGCTCAAAGTGCTGAAATTCATGAGATGAGTTGGATTCATTCCACACCTGTGAAGAGATGTTTATATAACTGTTACCTCTGATCGAAATGATTCCATCGTACAGTTTCATTTCAACTGACTGTGAAGGTGCCTTCCCAAACACAACCTTATCAAAACTTGAATCCAGTACCATAAAGCTCTGGCGTATGTTTTCCTTGTGAGCAGTGCTTTTCATATCATCTATCAGGGGAAAGCCTGAAACTGCTATGATCGAAACCGCCACAAGCATGATTCCAAGTACAGTTATGAATCCCAGAACCTCGGATACTGCTTTTTCAGATCGGATAAAGCTTTTGTCTTCCATGTTATTCACATTCGATCCTCAGATGTGGTCAGCAGATGATACAAAGGATGCATCTTTCATTATCATTGCTGTATCTCTATGTAATTATCAGATTTGTTTGAAGGATTATATACCAGATAGATTTTATTTCCTGATATATATAGATCTGTGGGGGCAACATCTGCTGAATTTACAGAATAAGGAACACTAACCATGGTTCCAGATATTCCTTCCGAGACAAATAATATCTCACTGTCCTCACTTAATACATGAACTGAATAATAGTTGCCTGCAATTTTCAGAGGAAGATTCAGCTCATATCTAAGCTCTCCAACTTCCCCACCATTTACCTCTACAGTATAAATCAGATTATCCATAGCCGAAAGTTTTGAAGAGATCATGCTCCCATACATTTCAAACTCATCACGGGTAACACCATCTTCAGTCTGGTTCATCATAACAAAAAATGAGTTCATGATAAGCACAAGAACAATAGCAGTAACTGAAAATGTAATTATAAATCCCACAGAAACCGAAACTGCGCTTTCATCATCAATAAGGTCTCTCATCTACGATACCTCAGTCATTATTAATTGGAATGGATACAGGTACAGATATTCGAACTGTCCTCTCATCCGATCTTAAAGATATATCCGCATCCACCATATATTTCCTGCTGGTTTTAAATTCCATTCCACCTGCCAGTTCACCCTCAATCAAATAATACCCCTCTGCATGAGAACCATTCACAAACTGAATATTATAGGGGCCTTTTTGAGTGTTTTCTTCATAGTGATAATCAGAATTTTCAATTATATCCAGATCTAGATACGTACTACTGTTTTCACTTGAATAAATTAAATCTGTACTATTTTTTACAGTAATATTAACTCCCGATTCAATACCTCTAAGAGTCATGAGCCATAACATTTCATTATCCAATCCTGAAATTTTTATCTGGAAATGTTCAGATTCAGTAAAATTATTTTCCGGAATAGTAATTTTAAAATCAGAAACATTCTCCACACTCTTCACCACTGTCCAGTTGTGGTTGCCATCTGACTGTCCATTTTCTGTAAAGTAGGGGTCATAGAATGAGCCATTTGTTATGGATACAATGTAACCAGAGTGTGCATACATTAGTTTCATG
Above is a genomic segment from Methanosalsum zhilinae DSM 4017 containing:
- a CDS encoding metal ABC transporter solute-binding protein, Zn/Mn family, with amino-acid sequence MDKNRIFLILGLLVLIIGMGIIFTTQVEDDRDHLSVVATMYALGYMAEEIGGEKVEVELLIPQNTELHTWSPSASDVLKASRADVLIYNGAGLEPWVERSLLPSIDTSNMAVVETSRGLDLASSYEHDLSRLFIFDNDNSRTLVYDLTEHDAVLVTTLPFGLDATKHSGYFDNAPNARNSYGDLYIFVPNHDNITVIDSGLHGDHFHTPRIVTSVDAEMPRHYDISPDGRYIAFALDNEQKVLVMNIDNPGIHNKYDDGGAGSTSHATVKFDEDGLLYIGEMNTPEGENLRIIQASNGNIVAEGTAGDSPHGGVYSELTGKVYFNARDNTHGLVKIGSSGFEGLIPYDHEGNHLSRSWISVDGSQLISYVGDSAQGLEYSRIVVYDLVNEELEKEISVEVPRVSSDHGWPNSVFVESRNMVAISNPTNGTVVCVDIESESVDEISLDGDFPQAMRIIEDEDKETLWAVTPDGIVHLVSLDQKRVIDQWELEDPPGSNNVLALVPVEKSDHKDHDHELYDPHTWISPYLAMQQGQNIYEALVEKDPDNEEYYTQRWNQLKDRLIELDNRYMNELASAEKDYIFVSHEAYGYLADRYGFHQAGVIGISADQQPSSSAISSLVNRMIESETYVLYLDPIYSDAYVRTLQNNVEKISGQEVEVETLYLMTGELDGMDYLDQMEYNLEVLKKGLQTN
- a CDS encoding DUF7289 family protein, giving the protein MKHRLLQSENAVSSVVGVIIIIGLTITSIGIILLYSVPAIGGLENSAKIHKSEQSFSVLDSRMSKVALGESPSQLIAISLMGGTLNINGNEDSYNNSQIVVVTANSSGYENITQNGYYWKGWEKYGLDNFSSSMGSIECLYQDHTVAYEGGGVWSKYPNGRSVMISPPEFHYNGQTLTLPIMKVNGYSSVSGSSDISISVTSSDTPKQLFPDRANNRTNPLEADKIIIFIKSEFYDAWADYANSQTYTRATTDIPNKTAIVELDVIPPMGKNVLAYPFKVGAIDDTQDYPMHNFSFELHAKGSQGLNSLNNYEVFASSGSRTLTFKLHEKSNEIKITSILYQDTSVDGDNEEEWEGKDGFPVIDKQSDEMALIDLLDDSFDMEYTKESAFTWNQTNSIQSLYNVTQHYMKLITEDGAVQFKMKTSGNSDPIDYGSSSIELNYDSRPESLIYLHVTENEVSAEIV
- a CDS encoding DUF7289 family protein is translated as MEDKSFIRSEKAVSEVLGFITVLGIMLVAVSIIAVSGFPLIDDMKSTAHKENIRQSFMVLDSSFDKVVFGKAPSQSVEMKLYDGIISIRGNSYINISSQVWNESNSSHEFQHFERQMRKADLEFMDLSIGYENTGVWEKYEDGNSLMVSAPSFIITEGSMMIPVAFISGSESLSGQGHVRVISEKGNPSVHMHQNVSEVKITIMSDYYKAWGRYLEDYLGMEVEEIDDLNKTVCASLSGMKEMDVYIMYSPSKLSLEQ
- a CDS encoding DUF7266 family protein; translation: MRDLIDDESAVSVSVGFIITFSVTAIVLVLIMNSFFVMMNQTEDGVTRDEFEMYGSMISSKLSAMDNLIYTVEVNGGEVGELRYELNLPLKIAGNYYSVHVLSEDSEILFVSEGISGTMVSVPYSVNSADVAPTDLYISGNKIYLVYNPSNKSDNYIEIQQ